Proteins from a genomic interval of Thamnophis elegans isolate rThaEle1 chromosome 2, rThaEle1.pri, whole genome shotgun sequence:
- the LOC116503067 gene encoding myosin-1B isoform X1, translated as MSSDSEMAAFGVAAPFLRKSEKERIEAQNKPFDAKTSVFVVDPKVSFVKGVVQSREAGKVTVKKEGAGGETVTVKDDQVFPMNPPKFDKIEDMAMMTHLNEPAVLYNLKERYAAWMIYTYSGLFCVTVNPYKWLPVYNPEVVNAYRGKKRQEAPPHIFTISDNAYQFMLTDRENQSILITGESGAGKTVNTKRVIQYFATIAATSDKKKDEPQQTGKLKGTLEDQIISANPLLEAFGNAKTVRNDNSSRFGKFIRIHFGATGKLASADIETYLLEKSRVTFQLKAERSYHIFYQIMSNKRPELIEMLLITTNPYDFHFVSQGEISVASINDQEELMATDEAIDILGFTAEEKTAIYKLTGAVMHYGNMKFKQKQREEQAEPDGTEVADKAAYLMNLNSADLLKALCYPRVKVGNEYVTKGQTVQQVYNNVGALGKAVYEKMFLWMVIRINQQLDTKQARQYFIGVLDIAGFEIFDYNSLEQLCINFTNEKLQQFFNHHMFVLEQEEYKKEGIEWEFIDFGMDLAACIELIEKPMGIFSILEEECMFPKATDTSFKNKLYDQHLGKSSNFQKPKPAKGKAEAHFALVHYAGTVDYNISGWLEKNKDPLNDTVVGLYQKSSMKTLALLFIYFFLFISILEGKKAAKKKGSSFQTVSALFRENLNKLMSNLRSTHPHFVRCIIPNETKTPGAMDHELVLHQLRCNGVLEGIRICRKGFPSRIIYADFKQRYKILNASAIPEGQFIDSKKASEKLLGSIDVDHTQYKFGHTKVFFKAGLLGLLEEMRDDKLAHLITRTQAMCRGFLARTEYQKMLQRREAIFTIQYSVRSFMNVKHWPWMKLYFKIKPLLKSAESEKEMANMKEEFEKTKENLAKAEAKVKELEEKMVSLMQEKNDLQLQVQAESDGLADAEERCDQLIKTKIQLEAKIKELTERAEDEEEMNAELTAKKRKLEDECSELKKDIDDLELTLAKVEKEKHATENKVKNLTEEMAVLDETIAKLTKEKKALQEAHQQTLDDLQAEEDKVNTLTKAKTKLEQQVDDLEGSLEQEKKLRMDLERAKRKLEGDLKLAQESTMDLENDKQQLDEKLKKKDFEINQLQSRIEDEQVLGSQLQKKIKELQARIEELEEEIEAERASRAKAEKQRGDLSRELEEISERLEEAGGATVAQIEMNKKREAEFQKMRRDLEEATLQHEAMAAALRKKHADSAAELGEQIDNLQRVKQKLEKEKSELKMEIDDLASNMESVSKAKANLEKMCRTLEDQLSEFKTKDEEHMRTINDLNAQRARLQTESGELSRQVEEKDSLISQLSRSKQAFTQQIEELKRHLEEEIKAKNALAHGLQSARHDCDLLREQYEEEQEAKAELQRALSKANSEVATWRTKYETDAIQRTEELEEAKKKLAQRLQEAEEHVEAVNSKCASLEKTKQRLLNEVEDLMIDVERSNAACAALDKKQKNFDKILADWKQKYEETQSELEASQKESRSLSTELFKMKNAYEESLDHLETLKRENKNLQQEISDLTEQVAEGGKAIHELEKVKKQIEQEKGDLQSALEEAEASLEHEEGKLLRIQLELNQVKADIDRRIAEKDEEIDQLKRNHLRVVESMQSTLDAEIRSRNDALRLKKKMEGDLNEMEIQLNHANRQAAETLKNLRNTQGLLKDTQIHLDDALRSQEDLKEQVAMIERRANLMQAEIEELRAALEQTERARKVAEQELLDASERVQLLHTQNTSLINTKKKLETDIAQMQSEMEETIQEARNAEEKAKKAITDAAMMAEELKKEQDTSAHLERMKKNLDQTVKDLQHRLDEAEQLALKGGKKQIQKLEARVRELESEFENEQKRSAEAIKGVRKYERRVKELTYQSEEDRKNVLRLQDLVDKLQLKVKAYKRQAEEAEEQSNVNLSKFRKIQHELEEAEERADIAESQVNKLRVKSREVHKKVVVSEE; from the exons ATGTCATCTGACAGTGAGATGGCAGCTTTTGGGGTTGCTGCCCCCTTTCTCCGCaagtcagagaaagagagaattgaAGCTCAAAACAAGCCCTTTGATGCCAAGACATCTGTCTTTGTGGTGGATCCTAAGGTTTCCTTTGTAAAAGGTGTTGTCCAGAGCAGGGAAGCGGGGAAAGTCACAGTTAAGAAAGAAGGTGCAGGTGGAGAG ACTGTAACTGTTAAAGATGACCAAGTCTTTCCAATGAACCCACCCAAATTTGACAAAATTGAGGACATGGCCATGATGACCCACCTCAATGAACCTGCTGTCCTGTATAACCTCAAAGAGCGTTATGCAGCCTGGATGATTTAT ACATATTCAGGTCTCTTCTGTGTCACAGTCAATCCCTACAAGTGGTTGCCAGTGTACAACCCAGAGGTGGTTAATGCATATAGAGGGAAAAAACGCCAAGAGGCCCCTCCTCATATCTTCACCATCTCTGACAATGCATATCAGTTCATGTTAACTG ATCGCGAGAATCAGTCAATCCTGATCAC CGGAGAATCTGGTGCTGGAAAGACTGTGAACACGAAACGTGTCATTCAGTACTTCGCAACAATTGCTGCAACTAGTGACAAGAAGAAGGATGAACCACAGCAAACTGGCAAGTTAAAG GGCACCCTTGAAGATCAAATCATCAGTGCCAACCCCTTGTTGGAAGCTTTTGGAAATGCCAAGACTGTGAGGAATGACAATTCATCTCGCTTT GGCAAATTCATCAGAATCCATTTTGGTGCCACTGGCAAGCTGGCTTCTGCAGACATTGAGACAT ATCTGCTGGAGAAGTCCAGAGTTACCTTCCAGCTCAAGGCTGAAAGGAGCTACCATATCTTTTATCAGATCATGTCCAACAAGAGGCCAGAACTGATCG AGATGCTTCTGATTACTACCAACCCATATGACTTCCATTTTGTCAGCCAGGGTGAGATCAGTGTTGCCAGCATTAATGATCAGGAAGAGTTAATGGCAACTGAC GAAGCCATTGACATCCTGGGCTTCACTGCTGAGGAAAAGACAGCCATTTACAAGCTGACTGGAGCTGTCATGCACTACGGGAACATGAAGTTCAAGCAGAAGCAGCGGGAGGAGCAAGCTGAGCCAGACGGCACGGAAG TTGCTGACAAGGCTGCCTACCTCATGAATCTCAACTCAGCAGATCTGTTGAAAGCTCTGTGCTATCCCCGGGTCAAAGTCGGCAATGAATATGTCACCAAAGGCCAAACTGTCCAGCAG GTCTACAATAATGTTGGTGCTTTGGGTAAGGCCGTCTATGAGAAGATGTTCTTGTGGATGGTCATTCGCATCAACCAACAATTGGATACCAAACAAGCCAGACAATATTTCATTGGTGTGCTGGATATTGCTGGCTTTGAGATCTTTGAT tataaCAGCTTGGAGCAGCTTTGCATCAACTTCACCAATGAGAAACTGCAACAGTTTTTTAACCATCACATGTTTGTCCTGGAGCAAGAAGAGtacaagaaggaaggaattgaATGGGAATTCATTGACTTTGGGATGGATCTGGCTGCCTGCATTGAGCTCATTGAGAAG CCCATGGGCATTTTCTCCATCCTGGAAGAAGAGTGCATGTTCCCAAAGGCAACAGACACGTCCTTCAAGAACAAACTTTATGACCAGCATCTTGGCAAATCAAGCAACTTCCAGAAACCCAAGCCTGCCAAAGGCAAGGCTGAGGCCCACTTTGCCTTGGTACACTATGCTGGCACTGTGGATTATAATATCAGTGGCTGGTTGGAGAAGAACAAGGATCCCTTGAATGACACCGTGGTAGGACTCTACCAGAAATCCTCAATGAAGACTTTAGCTTTGTT gtttatttatttttttctattcatttCAATTTTAGAGGGCAAGAAGGCTGCGAAGAAGAAGGGTTCTTCTTTCCAGACTGTGTCTGCACTTTTCAGG GAGAACTTAAACAAACTGATGTCCAACCTGAGAAGTACTCACCCACACTTTGTGCGTTGCATTATTCCCAATGAAACAAAAACGCCTG GTGCTATGGATCATGAACTTGTGCTTCATCAGCTGAGATGCAATGGTGTACTGGAAGGCATCCGCATTTGCAGAAAGGGATTTCCCAGTAGGATCATTTATGCTGATTTCAAACAGAG ATACAAAATTCTGAATGCAAGtgccattccagagggccagtTCATTGATAGCAAGAAAGCTTCTGAGAAACTTCTTGGATCCATTGATGTGGACCATACCCAGTATAAATTTGGACACACCAAG GTGTTCTTTAAGGCTGGTCTTTTAGGTCTCCTAGAAGAAATGAGAGATGATAAGTTGGCCCACCTGATAACACGCACCCAAGCTATGTGTCGTGGTTTCTTAGCAAGAACAGAGTATCAGAAAATGTTACAAAGGAG GGAGGCTATCTTCACTATTCAGTACAGTGTCCGTTCATTCATGAATGTCAAACATTGGCCATGGATGAAATTGTACTTCAAGATCAAGCCCCTGCTGAAGAGCGCGGAGTCAGAGAAGGAAATGGCCAATATGAAGGAAGAGTTTGAGAAAACAAAGGAGAATCTTGCCAAGGCAGAAGCCAAAGTGAAGGAGCTAGAAGAAAAAATGGTGTCCCTAATGCAGGAAAAGAATGACTTGCAACTCCAAGTCCAAGCT GAATCTGATGGCTTGGCAGATGCCGAGGAGAGATGTGACCAGCTAATCAAAACCAAAATCCAACTGGAAGCTAAAATTAAGGAGCTGACTGAGCGAgctgaagatgaagaagaaatgaATGCTGAATTGACAGCCAAGAAGAGGAAACTGGAGGACGAatgctcagaactgaagaaagacATTGATGATCTTGAGCTGACACTGGCCAAGGTTGAAAAGGAGAAGCATGCTACAGAAAACAAG GTGAAAAACCTTACTGAAGAGATGGCGGTCTTGGACGAGACCATTGccaaactgaccaaggagaagaAAGCCCTGCAAGAGGCCCATCAACAGACCTTGGATGATCTGCAGGCAGAGGAGGACAAAGTGAACACTCTGACCAAAGCAAAGACGAAGCTGGAACAGCAAGTGGATGAT CTTGAAGGGTCTCTGGAGCAAGAAAAGAAACTTCGCATGGACCTTGAAAGAGCTAAGAGGAAGCTAGAAGGGGATTTGAAGCTAGCTCAGGAATCCACAATGGATCTGGAAAATGATAAGCAGCAGCTGGATGAAAAGCTGAAGAA GAAAGACTTTGAAATCAACCAACTGCAAAGCAGGATTGAAGATGAGCAAGTCCTGGGCTCCCAGCTTCAGAAGAAGATCAAGGAGCTGCAG GCTCGTATTGAGGAATTGGAAGAGGAGATTGAGGCAGAACGGGCATCTCGCGCCAAAGCAGAGAAACAGCGGGGTGATCTCTCCAGGGAACTTGAGGAGATCAGTGAGCGTCTGGAGGAAGCTGGTGGAGCAACTGTAGCTCAGATTGAGATGAACAAGAAACGTGAGGCAGAATTTCAGAAAATGCGCCGGGACCTTGAAGAGGCCACCTTGCAGCATGAAGCCATGGCTGCTGCCCTCCGCAAGAAGCACGCAGATAGTGCAGCTGAACTTGGGGAACAAATTGATAACCTGCAGCGAGTGAAGCAGAagctggagaaggagaagagtgaGCTGAAGATGGAGATTGATGATCTTGCAAGCAATATGGAATCTGTCTCTAAAGCTAAG GCCAATCTTGAAAAGATGTGCCGCACACTAGAGGATCAGCTAAGCGAATTTAAAACAAAGGACGAAGAGCATATGCGTACCATTAATGACCTCAATGCTCAAAGAGCTCGCCTACAAACAGAATCAG GTGAGCTCTCACGACAAGTGGAAGAAAAAGACTCTTTGATCTCCCAGCTCTCCAGAAGTAAGCAAGCATTTACTCAACAAATTGAGGAACTGAAGCGACATCTTGAGGAAGAGATAAAG GCCAAGAATGCCCTGGCTCATGGCTTGCAATCGGCTCGACATGACTGTGACCTCCTTCGAGAGCAATATGAAGAGGAGCAGGAAGCCAAGGCTGAACTACAACGTGCCCTGTCCAAGGCAAACAGTGAAGTTGCTACATGGAGGACAAAATATGAGACTGATGCCATTCAGCGGACTGAGGAACTGGAGGAAGCTAA GAAGAAGCTTGCTCAGCGTCTGCAGGAAGCTGAGGAACATGTAGAAGCTGTGAATTCCAAATGTGCTTCCTTGGAGAAGACCAAGCAGAGGTTGCTGAATGAAGTGGAGGACCTGATGATTGATGTGGAAAGGTCCAATGCAGCTTGTGCAGCTCTTGATAAGAAGCAGAAGAACTTTGATAAA atttTAGCAGACTGGAAACAAAAATACGAGGAGACACAGTCTGAACTGGAAGCTTCTCAGAAGGAGTCTCGGTCTCTGAGCACAGAACTCTTCAAGATGAAGAACGCATATGAGGAATCTTTGGATCACCTGGAAACTCTGAAGCGTGAAAACAAAAACTTGCAAC AGGAAATTTCTGACCTCACGGAGCAAGTTGCTGAGGGTGGAAAAGCTATTCATGAGTTGGAGAAAGTGAAGAAGCAGATTGAGCAAGAGAAAGGAGATCTCCAGAGCGCCCTAGAAGAAGCTGag GCCTCTCTGGAACATGAAGAGGGCAAACTCCTGCGCATCCAACTTGAGCTCAACCAGGTGAAAGCTGACATCGACAGAAGAATTGCAGAAAAGGATGAAGAAATTGATCAGCTGAAGAGGAATCACCTGAGGGTGGTAGAATCCATGCAGAGCACATTGGATGCTGAGATTAGGAGCAGGAATGATGCCCTGAGGCTTAAGAAGAAGATGGAGGGAGATCTGAATGAGATGGAGATCCAACTCAACCATGCCAACCGTCAAGCTGCTGAAACATTAAAGAATCTCAGGAACACACAAGGACTGCTCAAG GATACCCAAATACATCTGGATGATGCTTTGAGAAGCCAGGAAGATTTGAAGGAACAAGTGGCCATGATTGAGCGCAGAGCAAACCTAATGCAGGCCGAGATTGAGGAGCTCCGGGCAGCTCTTGAACAGACAGAGAGGGCCAGAAAAGTGGCTGAACAGGAGCTTCTGGATGCCAGTGAACGTGTGCAGCTCCTCCACACCCAG AACACTAGCCTGATCAACACCAAGAAGAAGCTGGAAACAGACATTGCCCAGATGCAGAGTGAAATGGAGGAGACTATTCAGGAGGCACGCAATGCTGAAGAAAAGGCCAAGAAAGCCATCACTGAT GCAGCCATGAtggctgaagaactgaagaaggaaCAAGACACCAGTGCCCATCTTGAAAGGATGAAGAAGAATCTGGACCAGACTGTGAAGGATCTGCAACACCGTCTTGATGAGGCAGAGCAACTAGCCCTgaaaggagggaaaaaacagatccagaaaTTGGAGGCTAGG GTTCGTGAACTGGAGTCTGAGTTTGAGAACGAGCAGAAGCGTAGTGCAGAGGCTATCAAAGGTGTACGGAAATATGAGAGAAGAGTAAAGGAACTAACTTATCAG tCTGAAGAAGACCGGAAAAATGTTCTGAGGCTCCAGGATCTGGTCGATAAACTACAGCTTAAAGTGAAAGCATACAAGAGACAAGCTGAAGAGGCG GAGGAACAATCCAATGTGAACCTTTCCAAGTTCCGCAAGATTCAGCATGAGCTGGAAGAAGCTGAGGAACGGGCTGACATTGCTGAGTCCCAGGTGAACAAACTCAGGGTGAAGAGCCGAGAAGTGCATAAGAAGGTGGTTGTAAGTGAAGAATAA